The Corvus hawaiiensis isolate bCorHaw1 chromosome 2, bCorHaw1.pri.cur, whole genome shotgun sequence genome includes a window with the following:
- the KLHL34 gene encoding kelch-like protein 34 produces MSYFLSYCKAHCTAVLAQYQSLRSEGFLCDILLKVKENEFPAHKSLLACSSDYFRAMFKSYTQESKASVIHLQVVSPTGLQHILDFIYTSLLPLSFESLEDTLEAASYLQVTDAIGLCNQYLVNNLALENCCFSANVARKFYLPDALAATEKYIIKNVWKLLDVDLSGLLELNFRSLVAVIQSPDLPMVEECRLLNLVLRWLKQDKSRLDHASSLLEHIRYGLIPVEELRKTYTQSEVPLSAGIKCLIIKAINYHTSVFKQPVMQDKFTTLRNEKTRILLLGGGTASEGLITDVVAFDVYNHKWRTLTQLQDRVQNHSVCVVGNFLYVLGGEIQSGTPGDAKIEKTLSVTNKVQRYDPRFNTWTQITGMLEKRCQFSCCVLGKDIFAIGGRGEDGSLHSSVEVYDISRDRWTKAKELPCRIHGHASAVCKNTIYISGGKYSAPASTSNDVYSLSSLEVQWVKRAPMSIARFGHQMATIREAIFTFLGLYEPFSEIERYDPDQNQWTRLRPLVYDRFSYGLAVVEETALLIGGKKWQNSLEVCTQDVVGYDIDNDGWEEICKAPLPWCGLQCAVLQLSEVPEEQDTDSQQKKLPNC; encoded by the coding sequence ATGAGCTACTTCCTTTCCTACTGCAAAGCACACTGCACCGCCGTGCTCGCCCAGTACCAGAGCCTGAGGTCAGAGGGCTTTCTCTGTGATATTTTGctgaaagtgaaagaaaatgagtTTCCTGCACACAAGTCCTTGTTGGCATGCTCCAGTGACTACTTCCGAGCCATGTTCAAAAGTTATACCCAAGAGTCTAAAGCCAGTGTTATTCACCTACAAGTTGTCTCACCCACTGGGCTCCAGCACATTCTGGATTTCATTTAcacatccctgctgcccctTTCCTTTGAAAGCCTGGAGGATACCTTGGAAGCTGCAAGCTACTTACAAGTGACTGATGCTATTGGTTTGTGCAATCAGTACTTAGTTAACAATCTTGCCTTGGaaaactgctgcttctctgccaACGTGGCAAGGAAGTTCTACCTGCCAGATGCCCTAGCAGCCACGGAAAAATACATTATCAAAAACGTCTGGAAGCTGCTGGATGTGGATTTGTCAGGACTTCTCGAGCTGAACTTCAGGTCTTTGGTAGCAGTGATTCAATCACCAGATCTGCCCATGGTGGAAGAATGTCGCCTGTTGAATCTTGTCCTGCGGTGGTTGAAGCAGGATAAATCCAGGCTGGATCATGCAAGCAGCCTTTTAGAGCACATAAGATATGGTCTCATCCCAGTGGAAGAGCTGAGAAAAACCTACACACAGTCTGAAGTGCCCCTCTCAGCAGGTATTAAGTGCTTGATCATAAAAGCAATAAATTATCACACATCTGTATTCAAACAGCCTGTCATGCAGGATAAGTTCACCACACTGAGGAACGAGAAAACTCGGATCCTTCTGCTAGGGGGAGGGACAGCAAGTGAGGGGCTCATCACCGATGTGGTGGCCTTCGATGTTTACAATCACAAGTGGCGAACCCTTACGCAGCTGCAGGACAGGGTGCAGAACCACAGTGTGTGCGTGGTGGGGAACTTCCTTTATGTCTTGGGTGGGGAAATACAAAGTGGTACCCCGGGTgatgctaaaattgagaagacCTTATCAGTTACAAACAAGGTCCAACGGTATGATCCAAGGTTTAACACATGGACCCAAATCACAGGCATGCTGGAAAAGAGATGCCAGTTTTCTTGCTGTGTCCTAGGCAAGGATATCTTTGCCATTGGTGGAAGGGGTGAGGATGGGTCGCTGCATTCATCTGTGGAAGTCTATGACATCAGCAGGGATAGATGGACGAAGGCCAAGGAATTGCCATGCAGGATACATGGCCATGCCAGTGCTGTTTGCAAGAACACCATATACATCTCTGGGGGCAAGTACTCGGCCCCAGCCAGCACAAGCAATGACGTTTACTCTCTGAGCTCACTTGAAGTGCAGTGGGTGAAACGAGCCCCAATGAGCATTGCTCGGTTTGGGCACCAGATGGCAACAATCAGGGAAGCCATATTCACCTTTCTGGGGTTATATGAACCTTTCTCTGAAATAGAAAGGTACGACCCCGATCAAAACCAATGGACCCGGTTAAGACCACTAGTCTACGATCGATTCTCCTACGGCCTGGCAGTGGTGGAGGAAACAGCTCTTCTTATTGGGGGAAAGAAATGGCAAAACTCACTGGAGGTCTGCACGCAAGACGTGGTTGGCTACGACATCGACAACGATGGCTGGGAAGAGATCTGCAAGGCCCCTCTGCCGTGGTGTGGGCTGCAGTGCGCcgtgctccagctctctgaggtGCCCGAAGAGCAGGACACTGACAGCCAGCAGAAGAAGCTGCCCAACTGCTGA